attgcaaagagtcagacgtcaCTGAGCTGGTCTGGTCTGGGAATCTCAAAAAACGTGAGAAAACCAGCTAGTCAACTTGTCTCTCTTCAAGTGTTTACACCAATGGCCACATTCGATGCCCAGCTCTTCACTGGGGCCACTCAATCCCCAAACAATATTAATTTGGTCGGAATGGTTTTTTGGGCAGCGCAGCCAGGAGCAAAATCATGTGACTACACAGTGGGCCTGAGGTAGCAGATAAAAAGGAAGAGACCGCCCCCTTTACTTAACTCAAAGGGCCAGGGTTTTGGATAAAAAGGTTTTTGCCCACTCCTTCTGCATCAGCCCCACGAAAAGGCCAGTGAAAGATCTGGTTATGAAGGATGAAGACTTGGACACAGAGGGGCACCCAGGTTCCCCTGTTTTCTTCTGCTTGCAGATGTAACGCATCTCAGGGCCTGCAGACCCACAAAGCCTGCTCCCACCCACCACTCACCGTTGTGAGGGATCAGCCGGTACTGCCTGGCCAGGCACAGCTCCTCCTGCCTCTGCCGCACGATCTTCTGCACTTCCGGTGAAAAGCCGCTGGGGTCTCGGGCGAACACGAAAGAGTAGCTGTCAGCGCAGGTGCCATCGAGGTTCAGGAGGCGGCAGGAGTACTGCACGGCATAGGTCTCGTAGTCCGTGTCAATGATCCAGTGGTCATCGTCTGCAGGGCAGAAAGCCACGGGGCCTCTGTATCTCCCTCAGACACTCAGATGTCAGGGAAACTTAGCGCCGGGCCCCAGAAACCAGCCACTTCCCCAAACTGGGTTCAGAAGTTAGGAAGCAGGAGACCACGGGGAGTTCTGACAGCAATTAGAAAACTGGGACCATGAGAGAGGACCTTGGCCTTCACAGGAAAAAATCCTGGAGTTGGTGGCACGGGCGGGAGGGACCACATTTGCTTTAATGACTGTTTCTCTCCCTGATGATAAACGTGATCGCATCTTTCATAAGAACAACCGAGAATGTGGACCCATCCAAACCACAGACTAGACCCATCTACTGTCGTCTTCTCCATCTGCTCTCTGACAGCATCTCGTGCCTCTGTGGCTGACGCTGATGGCCACCAACATGTGTGATCCGCAACATAAGCAGGCGTCTTTTGCACTGGTCTGTATCGGCCAGTTCCCGGTCCTCTCGCTACCCACACTGCCCTCCTGCCTCTCAGTCCACTGGGTGATCAGGTTCATGGCCTTTCTGGCTCCATCCTAATTCTGGCTTGGTGACCTGACGCACTTCTCTCTCCAGGCTGGCGAAAGGGTAGAATCTGCCTTAGGGGCGCAAGATGCCCACCTTTTGACATCAGATATTCTTCCTTAGAGAACTGCTCAGAGCTCTCCTGACAGAGGCAGAGTTGAGCCCTTGAAGAATTTAGATTATATTTCTTCCTAAGACTGGGATGTAAGCCATGCAGAGTAAGTGTAAACAAAGGTGGTAATAAGGTCAACAAAGGCAGGATGGGAAACCACGTTCATAAGAATGTAGGTGAGAGGTTTGCCATGGAGAAAAACAATGGGGATAACACCTTTGTTATCCAAACACCTCACATTTGGTAAAACATGTCACATCTCTACTTAACATTCTTGTTGATATATAACCATGACCAGGATTTTCTGAGCACTTAGTGTCAGTCAGTTACAGTGTGGACACTTGCCGTGctttctcaattatttttcttttttttttctttttagttctaccagtttattgctacTAACCCGTCACCCTCCACCCTCacgcacacatgctcagtcatgtgaccccatggactgcagcccgtcaggcgcctctgtccatggacttttccaggcaaggatactggagtgggttgctgtttccttctccatctcaatTATTTTTCACGGCGACTGAAAGTGCACGCTATCATcctcattttccagataagaaaactgaggcacagagaaactaAATAATCCACCCAGGATCACAAAGAACAGGACAGAATTGAGCTCCGATCTGACTCTGGAGCCCCCATGCCTAACCTCTACAGCACACTGTCTCCAGGCATTATGTAAACTGGGGGCCACAGGGGATAAGAAACAGGAGATGCAAAGCGTCTGTCTTCATTCCACAGCCAGGTCATGAAGCAACTGATGATCTCTGCTCTATTTCATGTCCTGTGCTGGAGGAACGCAGAGGAACGCTCAGCTCCCAGCACTGAGGGTGTAAGGGAGATCTTTAATGCTTGCCTAAGTCACTTCTGGGTGTGCCTCTTGGCTCTGAGAACCCCAGGAGTCCCTGCCAAGGAGGGGCTCAGCCTGAGACCAGGCCTTGCAGGAGAGCTGCATCAGAGTGGGTGGTGAGCCCTCTTTTCAGCTCACTGCAGGCCCTCCACGAGGAGGACTGAGCCACTCCTGAACCTCCCAGGCTTTCCCAAAGGGTGGGTGTCAGAGGCTGGAGTGGGAAAGGCCAGACATATGACTGCTCAGGGGTGGCCATGTTCATCTGTTTGATAAGATGAAGATTCTAAAAATTACTAATCTTGTGCCCCCTGGTATCGATTTTTATAATCCACTatcagaagtttattttttatcctAAATAGATCACTTTAGGAAGTTTTGCTGAGTTATTTGAAAAAACTTTTTTCTCTAAGGATAAAAGCTTTTCCCCTTATTGAATAGTAAGTCCTTTTATATAGTGTACATCAATACTGAATGAGCAATttgataaaagataaaatttcatCTAACACATCTGTAGAGGAAGTCGAGGAGTGCTTGCCCTGAGTACCTGGGCTACGTGAAAGGACACTTTGCCCTGGCTCACCAAGCTAAGCGTCCCCCTGAACAGGCCCCTGGGGCCTATTTCCCAGAAGAGCTCCaacaatattttgtaaaattgtaAAAGTTGATTGTATTAGGTCCCTGCTGTTCAGGACCACCTAATTTTGACCTGGGAGCTAGAACCCCTGGCTTCTGACACTGTCTCTCACAAACTTGTTTGCATGACCTTGGACAAAGCACTAtcttttcccctctccccacctcttttttttggccatgaggcatgtgagattttagttcctgggccagggatcaaatcttcacttcctgcagtggaagtgaggcgttttaaccactggatcaccaggaaagtcctaccactgcattctcttgacttcagtttattcatctgcATATTGAACCCCCTTCAGAGTGGTAACTCtccatttttaagattccatgatGGAACTTCTCTGGTGTCTTGGGGGGAATTAAACAAATTAAAccctcaggtttaatccctgctaGGTGATCTAAGATCTCGTGTGACATACAGCAtggtcaaaagagaaaaaaaagtgagatTCCATGATACGCCCCTCTGGCCTGCATTATTCTCTAGGTACCAAGCAGACTCCAGATTTGAAGCTTAGgagaaataaggaaaaagtagaaagagcaTGTAAATGCATGTTCCCATAAATTTGTATCAGGTTAAATTTTAGGATGCTTTTCTGAGAGTCCTTAAACACTCTGCTCCCGTATGAGTTTCAGGGcttgggaggaagggaagaggtcGCTGCCACCCAGAACACTGTGCCTGGCTCAGACTCTCAGCACCCAGCATGGGCAGGTAGGGTACCTGGGAGTGAGCCAACCCTGTGTCCTTTGATGAGAGTCTCTGAGCCTCTGCTGGGGCGCCTAGCAGTCAAGCTGTTTCAGGGATTCGgcccaaagaaatggaggaaatgcAGCAGCCGCAGCACCAGGCTGAGCGGCGGTGTGAGCTGGGTCTTGAGGAGGTGGGAGGTCCAAGCAAGGGGAAGGCCACACAGGCTGGGGCTGGCAGGATGGGTAACCGGCAGGAGGTGGTCAGGTGACAAACCCAAGGTCCTTTTGAGCTTGGGCCAGGTTTCTGAGCTGGGAGAGGGgatgggaggtggtgaagggGCCTAGCTACTTCCAGTCTCACCCCTCCAGCCTCCAGCCGTGCTGAGAGTTCTGGCTACTTACAGACCATTTTTCCCTAAGgtgcccctggagaagaaacccAGCCAATTGGCTATGTATGTCTTCGATCCCCCTCGAGACAGTCCTACTGAACTGAGTACTCACTTCCTTTCTGGAGAAAGGACGCTACGCCCCAGTACTTCATCTTGAACTTGGCAGGGTCCTCAGTGTCTGTGAAGGTGCCCACCATGTCTGCACACACGTCCCAGTTACTGCGAAAGCCAAGGGGATTCTGAGCCAGGCCGTGCAAAGGGCTTCCTCCCTCCATGCCACCCCGGGCGCTCCCTTCCCGCCCCGGTCAGGGTTTGGCTCTCAGCCTGGGGACCCTGCCGCGCAGAGCGCAGCCCCCGccctctcccacccccgcccccagaggGCACTGACTTTAAGAGACGGACTCGGCCCTTGGCCGTGGCGCTCATGTGGCCGTTCTCGTCCACGGAGAACTCAGCGACGATGTTGTCTTGCAGAAAGAGGCCCTCGGGGTCCTTCTTGGCCATGGCGTACCAGGTGCCGGCGAactggggaagagaggagagCCGGGTTTGGTGTCCGGGAGCGCCCGGCCGGCCTCTGGGAAAGGGGAACGCGGGGCACCCGGGACACCGGTACCTACGCGAGCCTTGTCGAAGTTCTCCTTGACTCGGAAGCTGCTCACCCGGCAGTC
The Budorcas taxicolor isolate Tak-1 chromosome 23, Takin1.1, whole genome shotgun sequence genome window above contains:
- the RBP4 gene encoding retinol-binding protein 4, producing MEWVWALVLLAALGSARAERDCRVSSFRVKENFDKARFAGTWYAMAKKDPEGLFLQDNIVAEFSVDENGHMSATAKGRVRLLNNWDVCADMVGTFTDTEDPAKFKMKYWGVASFLQKGNDDHWIIDTDYETYAVQYSCRLLNLDGTCADSYSFVFARDPSGFSPEVQKIVRQRQEELCLARQYRLIPHNGYCDGKSERNIL